One genomic segment of Fervidobacterium pennivorans includes these proteins:
- the hisE gene encoding phosphoribosyl-ATP diphosphatase, translating to MIRFKKFGEESIEVVLAAMGEDREHLIYKLADLKYHLTLLLSAKDIEWSEFVNELIRRH from the coding sequence ATAATACGATTCAAAAAATTCGGTGAAGAAAGTATCGAAGTTGTATTGGCAGCCATGGGAGAAGATAGAGAGCATTTGATATACAAATTAGCCGATTTGAAGTACCACCTCACGTTACTGTTGTCGGCGAAGGATATTGAATGGAGTGAATTTGTAAATGAACTGATTAGGAGGCATTAG